A DNA window from Trichomycterus rosablanca isolate fTriRos1 chromosome 9, fTriRos1.hap1, whole genome shotgun sequence contains the following coding sequences:
- the LOC134319804 gene encoding trace amine-associated receptor 13c-like translates to MNLTELNQLDYCLNISCTERPGSPAVYILLYVSAAIVVLLTLGGNLLVIISVFHFKKLHTPTNMLVLSLAISDFLIGALVMPPIIIWIIESCWILGQRFCISFSINLTFLTSISIYNVVLIAVDRYFALSNPFLYMNKVSVMRINVVIVINWCVWVVYSFALLHFNGNVSSWTKCPETCLFFLNEVWFVIDLVFTFIFPTSVIIILYSGVFVIAKKHATAIRELSKQTRSQTHTESMKSERKAAKVLGILVSVFMACLLPYYILSFVGEAQYVQKSVIIFYLNSTINPVIYALFYPWFRRCLKIIITLQIFQTDSGLINVIS, encoded by the coding sequence ATGAATCTTACAGAGCTGAATCAGTTGGATTACTGTCTCAACATCTCCTGTACAGAGAGACCTGGATCTCCTGCAGTTTatattttactgtatgtttCTGCTGCTATTGTGGTTCTACTAACACTGGGTGGAAATCTGCTGGTCATCATCtctgtttttcacttcaaaaagCTTCATACACCGACCAACATGCTCGTGCTCTCTCTGGCCATATCAGATTTCCTCATCGGAGCTTTAGTGATGCCGCCAATAATAATCTGGATAATCGAGTCCTGCTGGATTTTAGGTCAAAGGTTTTGCATAAGCTTTTCAATTAATTTAACCTTCCTGACATCCATATCCATATACAATGTTGTTCTGATTGCTGTTGATCGATATTTTGCCCTCTCAAACCCGTTTCTCTACATGAACAAAGTCTCAGTGATGAGGATTAATGTTGTAATTGTTATTaactggtgtgtgtgggtggtatACAGCTTTGCACTGCTTCATTTTAATGGAAATGTAAGCAGTTGgacaaaatgtccagaaacatgTTTGTTCTTTTTGAATGAGGTTTGGTTTGTTATTGATCTTGTATTTACGTTTATTTTTCCAACTTCTGTAATAATCATTTTGTATTCTGGAGTTTTTGTGATTGCTAAGAAACATGCCACTGCTATCAGAGAGCTTAGTAAACAAACAAGATCTCAAACACACACCGAGTCCATGAAATCTGAGAGAAAAGCAGCTAAAGTTCTTGGCATTTTAGTTTCCGTGTTTATGGCCTGTTTATTACCATATTACATACTAAGTTTTGTAGGTGAAGCACAGTATGTTCAGAAATCTGTTATAATATTTTATCTTAATTCCACCATTAATCCGGTGATTTATGCTCTGTTTTACCCCTGGTTTCGAAGGtgccttaaaataataataacactacaaATATTTCAAACTGATTCAGGATTAATAAACGTTATTTCATAA